ttttgagacggagtctcactctgtcacccaggttggagtgcagtggcgcagtctcagctcactgcaacctccgtctcctgggttcaagcgattctcctgcctcagcctccggagtagctgggattacaggcgcgcaccatcacatgcagctaatttttgtatttttagtagagacagggttttggcatgttggccaggctggtctcgaactcctggcctcaagtgatctgctcgccttggcctcccaaagtgctgggattacaagcatgagccaccacacctggcatcatccagctaatttttatttttattttttgtagagatgagggtctcactttgctgctcaggttggtcttgaattcctagcctcaagcgatactcccgcctcagcctcccaaagtgctaggattacagatttgagccaccatgcctggcctcacctGGTCATTCTAAATAGTATTCCCACCTCACCCCAAAACATCTCCCTATTcacttgtgtttttttgttttgttttgctttatttttaagatggagtctcactctattgcccagactgaagtgcagtggcacaatcctgactcactgcaacttctgccttctgggttcaagcgattctcctgcctcagcctcctgcctcagcctcctgagtagctgggattacaggcgtgcaccaccccgcccagctaattttttttttttttttttttgagatggagtcttgctctgtcacccaggctggagtgcaatggcatgatctcagctcactgaaacttccgcctcctgggttcaagtgattctcctgcctcagcctcctgagtagctggaattacaggttcatgccaccatgtctggctaaattttgtatttttagtagagacggggtttcactatgttggccaggctggtctcgaactcctgacctcaggtgatctgcctgccttggcctcccaaagtactaggattataggtgtgagccactgtgcctggccaatttttgtattttcagtaaagacagggttttgccatgttggctaggctgctctAAAGTgacctggcctaaagtgatcggcctgccttggcctaccccagtgttggtattacaggcataagccaccgcgcccagccctcccTATTCACTTTGCTACTCCCCTTGACTTATCTGCATGCTGATGGCCACCCTATCTTTATATTCCAGGACACCATGGATACCCAGGGACCAGTCTCCCAGCCTTTTCAGCAGCCTGAGAAACCTGGTCGTGTCCGTCGTCGGAAGACTAGGCGGGAACGTAACAAGGCCCTGATGGGCAGCCGCCGGCCATTAGCCCACCACGATCCTCCTGTGGCCATTCGGGATCCACCTATAGTCCCTACTGCCTCCAAGCTCGTGGTCATAACCCAGGGCCGGCTGAGCCGGGAGCACCGGGGTCTCTTCAACCACGAGGTGAAATCCCTAGATGTTGCAAGGCTGCTTAGCAGTGGGACCCTGGTGCCAGGCAGCCCCACACTCCCTGCCAAGCCCTCCCCAAGCCCAGGCAGGGCCCAGGAACCAGCCCCACAGTCCAGGGACAAAGAGAACCAGGTGCCTGGAGGTTCGGGCCCAGGCCCACCCAGTTCCCCAGAGTTGCCTGGCGTGGGGCAGCTGCTGGCAGAGCTGCAGTGTCAGCTGAGTTTGCCACAGGCCTTCCCCCGGAGGAACCTGATTCAGGATGCCAGGGATGCCGTCGTGCACACCTTGCAGGCCTGTCATGGTTGTGTGCCTGACCTTGCCTTGGTGCTTCGGGGCTCCCAGCCACCCTTGCCAGGTGagcctccctcctgcccctgtACTCCCCTTTCCTTTGTCGGCTCTAGCTCAGCTGGCCTCTATGCTTCTTTCCTCTGTGCCAGGGGCCAAGCCTGGAGTCTCTGAGAGAAAGATGACACCCTTCTGGATTAATAGCCCTGATCAAGTCCCAGAGCAGGAGAGGCAAAGGAAGCAACAAGGGACAAAGGAGTTCACCTTCCCCATGCCCTACACCTCCAACATGCCCACCGCGCACAGGGGGAGTCTGGCACCACCAAGAGGTCCCTGGCCACCACACTTTCCCTCACTGTCTTCGCCATCTGGAACAGCCTGGGGTCCCCCAACAGCGTTTGACTTGTTAAAAAGCATCTGGCTGGTAGCCACGCCACCCCCTCCTCGGCCCTGGGGGGTTGGCCTTCCTCAgcccctgcctcagtcttcatCACCCCTGTTGCCCCGAACCTCTGTCCTGGACTGGAGCCCCAGCCCCCCTTCCCCACTGCCCAGCCTCTCCTGGGTAGTGGCCCAGAGCAGTCCAGAAGCCTGGTCTTTTCCACCCATGAGACTGTACTGAGGAGAGGCTGAGGCTAGGGCTGGAGACAGATATCTTGTACTCCCAGTGACCTCAATAAAGTACTTTTCATGGTCCTCTTGATTTTCAGTGAGTTGCTGACTTAGAAGAGCAGCTTTTCTTAGCTCTGAGTTCTAGGTCCAAGATGGAGGGGAAGGTACTGTTGCTTGTTACCTTCATAGGGCCTGAGGAGTCAGCCTGGTGGGGAAAATTGGGACTTCAGTTAGTCCAACACATATGCCCACTGTGGCTGTGTACCTGACCCTGAGCTCTGGTGATGCTGGGGCTCCAGAGTGAGTGAGACAAAGGCCTTGTCCTCATGAGGCTCCCAGTTTGGTGGTGGGCACACACAACCCCAGCTCCAATGGTTGTGTCTAGGAGAGCAAGAGAGGTGCAGGGGCTGGGGCAGTCCAAGGAGGGAGTGATGGCTGCCCTAGTGAGGAGGGAATTCTTCATAGAAgagctgtgtttttctttttctttctttctttcttctttctttctttcctcctttccttctttccttctttctttctttctttttttggagacagagtcttgttttcttgcccaggctagagtgcaatggcacaatcttggctcactgcaacctccgccacccaggttcaagcgattctcctgcctcagcctcccagggagctgagattacaggtgtgcgccaccatacacagctaatttttgtattttaagcagagatggggtttcgccatgttggccaggctggtcttgaactcctggtctcaagtgatcctcctgccttggcctcccaaagagctgcaattacaggcatgagccaccgtgccctgccaaccCTGTATTTTTCAAGGTTGGTGAAAACTTGGTACTTGAGGAAAAGAACATTTCAGGCAAGGGGAACAGCATATGCAAGTCCTGGAGGAGGCTGCATAGCAGATACAGGGCCATTTTCACTCAGCAAATCCCTAGGCCACGCTGGGACCTAGAGTAAGCCACATCTGGGCCTGCCCTTGAGGCCTCCTGGTCTGTGAACACAGGGAACAGTGTATGTGCAGGCTCAGGGCAGGAGTGACAGATCAGGGCTGAATCTGGCCCACAggcttttttaaatttcaccCACGATATGTTTTAAATGTTGGAATCAATTGCCTACTGTTACAAACCAggcagtttgctttttttttttttttttaaattgcatttctggcttctttcagaaagaaagaaaaaataaaaaaggatctGGCAGCAGAACTACAATCCTTCCTGGCAACAACTGGCCAAGTAGCAGAGGCCCCCTCTTTGTGGGATCCACGCTTTCCATTAAAAATGTTTCACTTATATTTCCAGCTTGGCCCCTTGGCTTagaaaatttgtaaaaaatggTATTTTGAGCAGCCCCCAGTTTTCTGCAGTGGAGAAGGATGAAGCTAGAAATGTTTGTTGGAGTCTGATCAGGAAAATCAAGGTGAAGGGTGTGGCCTGTACTCTGAAAAGCCTTCCTAGGGCTTGCTGTTGTCCACTGGGAAACTATAGGGTTGATATCCGCATAGAGGGGACTGGGCTAGGAGATCATAGGGCTGAATGACTTGGCCCAGGTCTTATGGTGGACAAGTGACAAAGTAGGGGTCAGGCTGGGATTTGAATGAACCCAAGCAAGTTATTTCAACTTGGATCTGAAACATGCTTTTGGCTATCTCACACTACCACCTCTGTCTCTCACAGCAACCCAGCTTCACAGCGTGGTAAGCAGTGACAGGTCATGGTCAGGCAGAGGGGTACAGTGGTTATACTGAAGACTCCACCACCACCATGTGGTGTAACAAGTGGCttgccctctctgtgcctccgtgGGCACTTCGCAGGGTGCATCAGATCTAGAACGCTGGCAACTCCAGGATGGACACAGCTGGGGATAGCTGCAATAGAGGTGGTGATGGGCAATCAAAGacttgttggccaggtgtggtggctcacgcctgtaatcctagcactctggaaggccgaggtgagcagataactttaggttaggagttcgaaaccagcctggccaacatggtgaaaccctgtctctactaaaaatacaaaaaaatcagccgggcgtgatggtgggcgcctgtaatccccgctactcaggaggctgaggcaggagaatcgcgtgaacctgggaggtggaggttgcagtgagccgaggtcgcgccactgcactccagcctgggtgacagagcaagactgtctcaaaaaaaaaaaaaaaaaaaaattagtttggggACTACATTGAGGGGAGGCCAGGACAGAGCATGGGTCTGGGGATCCGGAGAAGGCAGTCTGGAGGAGGAATGGCTTTGGAAGACGTGAGTTCAGTTTAGGACACAGGAAACCATAGGTATCTACGGGACTCCAGGAGGGGAGGGCTGGGGCGGGGTGACAGAGGATGAACGTTCCCCTCCTACGCGGAGAAGACAGGAGTCAGGTTGGGCCCTCTTGGAGGAGGGGGCGGGGAGCGCGGTGCCCGGCGGCCCCTTTAATCGGGGGCGCGCGCTGGCCGGCCCGCGCGCTCTCGCCTCCGTCGCCCGGCCAGTGCGGGAGCCGGAGCGGAGCCGGGGCCGGAGCGGGCGGAATGGAGCCCCCGCGCGCGCCCGCGCTGCGCCGCCTGCTGCCGccgctgctgctcctgctgctgtcaCTGCCCCCCCGCGCCCGGGCCAAGTACGTGCGGGGCAACCTCAGTTCCAAGGAGGTGAGCATGCCGAGCCCTCCTCTGCCGCCCGCCGGCCCCCGGGGGACGCAAGGGAGGCGAGGGGAGCGGGTACCGCCCCGCCCCCTGCCACCCCTCCTGGCGGACTCCGGGAGCCTCGGGGGAATGGGGCCGAGGGCGATGGGGGACTGGGCCAGAGTCGAGGCTAAGGGGAGCCGTAGGGTCGCGGCCAGACCTGGGGGTTGTAGGAGGGACGTTGAGGTCAGAGCTGAGCGGGGAGGGGGAGCGGGTTGGGAGAGTCAGAGTTTGGGAAGGGGGGTGGTGCAGAGGTGGTGCTGAAAGGACAGCACTTTTCACTCAGCAGAGAGCCCCGAGCTCACCGCCACACTCCCGCTCAGGACCGGGAGGGGGCCGTTTAGAAGATTCCCCCGCGCGGGATGGTCTTTGGGAGCACGGGGTGGGGTGCAGGGGAGTGTGGATATTGGGGGAACGGGGTTAGATATTGGCCAGGACACGAGGTGGCCAGGATGAGCATCTGGCCCCTAAGGTCTTTCTGGGGGATCCCGGGAAATGCAGGGAGGAGTGTTTGAATGGAGGGGAGGAAACCTGGGGGGCAATGGAGGGAGAAAATCAGGGCGGCAGGAATCCTGGACCCACAGTGACGGGATCAGGAAAGGAGTTTGGAGGTGACCTGGTTCCCTTCTAGTACTTGGGAAGCCAGGTACCTGGGGGGTAGGGAAGAAAAGTTGGGGGTCTATGAAGAGTAAAGAGTTCTTGAAGGACTCAGCGGAGGGTCAGACTGGGCCCCCTTTTCAGGACTGGGTGTTCCTGACAAGATTTTGTTTCCTCTCGGATTACGGCCGACTGGACTTCCGTTTCCGCTACCCTGAGGTGAGTCTCCCCCGACACTCGCCATGCTGAGGCTGGGTACTTCCCTTGGCCTCCAAAGGCACAGGCTGCCCCAGCTCCCGGTCCCCAACATCTCTGGTCTGCAGGCCAAGTGCTGTCAGAACATCCTCCTCTATTTTGACGATCCATCCCAGTGGCCAGCCGTGTACAAGGCAGGGGACAAGGTGAGGGCTGTGAAGAGGGCatagggggagaggggagaaggtcGTTGCTGGCCGGGGGGGTGACCCTGTCCCTGCCTTCCCCAGGACTGCCTGGCCAAGGAGTCAGTGATCCGGCCGGAGAACAACCAGGTCATCAACCTCACCACCCAATATGCCTGGTCCGGCTGTCAGGTGCAGGCTCAGCCTGGGGGAGTGGGCAGGTGCTGAAGGATGAGGACTTCGGGGCATCAAGGACAGGCTTCAGCCTTCTGGTTTGTCCCCAGGTGGTATCAGAGGAGGGAACCCGCTACCTGAGCTGCTCCAGTGGCCGCAGCTTCCGCTCAGTGCGTGAACGGTGGTGGTATATTGCGCTCAGCAAGTGTGGGGTAAGGGGCTGGGGTGGCCACCTGGACCaccttctctttgccttcctgCCAACCCCCAACTTGCCCAGGGCCCCCCTTAGGCCTCCCTACCCCCCACAGGGTGATGGATTGCAGCTGGAGTATGAGATGGTCCTCACCAATGGCAAGTCCTTCTGGACACGACACTTCTCCGCTGATGAGTTTGGTGAGCACGTGGGGACCCAGAAACCAGGCTCTCTGTGGGACACCAGAGCTGGATGCCCACAGAGGGGACATCCACCTGAATGAACCTTACTCCTCCTACTAAATCGGCAGGGATCCTGGAGACAGATGTGACCTTCCTTCTcatcttcatcctcatcttcTTCCTCTCTTGTTACTTTGGATGTGAGTCTGGCACATGGGGTGTGGGGGAAGAGATAGGAGGGAGCAGGGTTGGGGGAGGTGAGCTGCTCTCCCTTTCTGCCTGTGGACAGTCTTTCCCTACCTTGCTTCCTAGATTTGCTGAAAGGTCGTCAGTTGCTCCACACAACTTATAAAATGTTCATGGCCGCAGCAGGAGTAGAGGGTGAGGTTCCGTGTCCCAACTTTTGGGTTCTGAAAGAGAAGGCACTTGGGGCCAGACACCTGGGCCTAAGAGGAATGCCTGGGGGCCTGGATTCCTGggtcctgggggaggaggggctgggggcctggactcctgggtccaaGGGAGAAGAGCCTGGGGACTTGGACTCCTGGGTCCTGGGGGagaaggggctgggggcctggagccCTAGTTCCTGGGGGAGGATGGGCTGGGGACCTGGACCCCTGgttcctgggggaggagggggtgggacCTGACACCCCTGGGTCCTTGAGGGAGTATAAAGGCCTgaactcggccgggcgcggtggctcacacctgtaatcctggcacttggggaggccaaggtgggcggatcacgaggccaggagttcga
This portion of the Pongo abelii isolate AG06213 chromosome 20, NHGRI_mPonAbe1-v2.0_pri, whole genome shotgun sequence genome encodes:
- the PRR19 gene encoding proline-rich protein 19 yields the protein MERARACVWGRPRPGTAPGDFESWGQPGKEAIAPHSYVKWEGPGFVGAREDTMDTQGPVSQPFQQPEKPGRVRRRKTRRERNKALMGSRRPLAHHDPPVAIRDPPIVPTASKLVVITQGRLSREHRGLFNHEVKSLDVARLLSSGTLVPGSPTLPAKPSPSPGRAQEPAPQSRDKENQVPGGSGPGPPSSPELPGVGQLLAELQCQLSLPQAFPRRNLIQDARDAVVHTLQACHGCVPDLALVLRGSQPPLPGAKPGVSERKMTPFWINSPDQVPEQERQRKQQGTKEFTFPMPYTSNMPTAHRGSLAPPRGPWPPHFPSLSSPSGTAWGPPTAFDLLKSIWLVATPPPPRPWGVGLPQPLPQSSSPLLPRTSVLDWSPSPPSPLPSLSWVVAQSSPEAWSFPPMRLY